One genomic window of Motacilla alba alba isolate MOTALB_02 chromosome 1, Motacilla_alba_V1.0_pri, whole genome shotgun sequence includes the following:
- the LOC119707597 gene encoding C-type lectin domain family 4 member E-like isoform X1: MREALLRQGMTGSGRSGLLFSPHCSIQISWLVTITESLLGLQSRSWRIAQVAHARDEKDDNSTLLCFPLFSVALLDGSSGHYKILLQNSTEWRCVPSSSAEKVDGWTCCPKGWKRFQGSCYFLSRDTMSWSESAQNCSGMGSQLVVISSKAEQEFLFNLAKEKATRMYETKFYIGLAAYKNGKWQWVDQTPYENTATFWKPGEPNLLFAEKCAAIHVKGNTDPNTYSNWNNVLCITSCYRICEQAVKLL; encoded by the exons ATGAGAGAAGCTCTTCTGAGACAAGGAATGACTGGTAGTGGGAGAAGCGGCCTGCTGTTCTCACCTCATTGCTCAATCCAAATTTCATGGCTTGTTACTATAACAGAGTCTCTGTTGGGGCTCCAAAGCAGGAGTTGGAGGATAGCACAGGTCGCTCATGCACGAGATGAAAAGGATGACAACAgcactttgctttgctttcctctcttctcaGTGGCTTTACTTGATGGAAGCTCTGGCCATTACAAGATTCTCCTCCAGAACTCTACAGAGTGGcgctgtgtccccagcagttCTGCAGAGAAAG tggATGGCTGGACGTGCTGCCCCAAGGGCTGGAAAAGGTTTCAAGGAAGCTGCTATTTCCTGTCCCGTGATACAATGTCATGGTCTGAGAGTGCACAGAACTGCAGTGGGATGGGCTCCCAGCTGGTGGTGatcagcagcaaggcagagcag gagtTCCTCTTCAActtggcaaaagaaaaagccacTAGGATGTATGAAACAAAATTCTACATAGGCTTAGCTGCTTACAAAAATGGGAAGTGGCAGTGGGTGGATCAGACTCCATATGAGAATACAGCCAC CTTCTGGAAGCCTGGGGAGCCCAATTTACtctttgcagaaaaatgtgCAGCAATTCATGTCAAGGGAAACACAGACCCCAACACTTACAGTAACTGGAATAATGTCCTTTGCATCACAAGTTGCTATCGAATTTGTGAACAGGCAGTCAAACTTCTCTGA
- the LOC119707597 gene encoding C-type lectin domain family 4 member E-like isoform X2 encodes MNGQGRVSPGSAAPAEERGCSWLNIWVFLIFALPIKAAFVTIGLVALLDGSSGHYKILLQNSTEWRCVPSSSAEKVDGWTCCPKGWKRFQGSCYFLSRDTMSWSESAQNCSGMGSQLVVISSKAEQEFLFNLAKEKATRMYETKFYIGLAAYKNGKWQWVDQTPYENTATFWKPGEPNLLFAEKCAAIHVKGNTDPNTYSNWNNVLCITSCYRICEQAVKLL; translated from the exons ATGAATGGCCAAGGGAGAGTCAGTCCTGGAAGTGCAG ccccagcagaagAGAGAGGTTGCTCCTGGCTGAACATCTgggttttccttatttttgccCTTCCAatcaaagctgcttttgtgaCCATCGGCCTCG TGGCTTTACTTGATGGAAGCTCTGGCCATTACAAGATTCTCCTCCAGAACTCTACAGAGTGGcgctgtgtccccagcagttCTGCAGAGAAAG tggATGGCTGGACGTGCTGCCCCAAGGGCTGGAAAAGGTTTCAAGGAAGCTGCTATTTCCTGTCCCGTGATACAATGTCATGGTCTGAGAGTGCACAGAACTGCAGTGGGATGGGCTCCCAGCTGGTGGTGatcagcagcaaggcagagcag gagtTCCTCTTCAActtggcaaaagaaaaagccacTAGGATGTATGAAACAAAATTCTACATAGGCTTAGCTGCTTACAAAAATGGGAAGTGGCAGTGGGTGGATCAGACTCCATATGAGAATACAGCCAC CTTCTGGAAGCCTGGGGAGCCCAATTTACtctttgcagaaaaatgtgCAGCAATTCATGTCAAGGGAAACACAGACCCCAACACTTACAGTAACTGGAATAATGTCCTTTGCATCACAAGTTGCTATCGAATTTGTGAACAGGCAGTCAAACTTCTCTGA
- the LOC119707597 gene encoding C-type lectin domain family 4 member E-like isoform X4, whose protein sequence is MREALLRQGMTGSGRSGLLFSPHCSIQISWLVTITESLLGLQSRSWRIAQVAHARDEKDDNSTLLCFPLFSVALLDGSSGHYKILLQNSTEWRCVPSSSAEKVDGWTCCPKGWKRFQGSCYFLSRDTMSWSESAQNCSGMGSQLVVISSKAEQEFLFNLAKEKATRMYETKFYIGLAAYKNGKWQWVDQTPYENTATLLDNLLVSWKCLS, encoded by the exons ATGAGAGAAGCTCTTCTGAGACAAGGAATGACTGGTAGTGGGAGAAGCGGCCTGCTGTTCTCACCTCATTGCTCAATCCAAATTTCATGGCTTGTTACTATAACAGAGTCTCTGTTGGGGCTCCAAAGCAGGAGTTGGAGGATAGCACAGGTCGCTCATGCACGAGATGAAAAGGATGACAACAgcactttgctttgctttcctctcttctcaGTGGCTTTACTTGATGGAAGCTCTGGCCATTACAAGATTCTCCTCCAGAACTCTACAGAGTGGcgctgtgtccccagcagttCTGCAGAGAAAG tggATGGCTGGACGTGCTGCCCCAAGGGCTGGAAAAGGTTTCAAGGAAGCTGCTATTTCCTGTCCCGTGATACAATGTCATGGTCTGAGAGTGCACAGAACTGCAGTGGGATGGGCTCCCAGCTGGTGGTGatcagcagcaaggcagagcag gagtTCCTCTTCAActtggcaaaagaaaaagccacTAGGATGTATGAAACAAAATTCTACATAGGCTTAGCTGCTTACAAAAATGGGAAGTGGCAGTGGGTGGATCAGACTCCATATGAGAATACAGCCAC